One segment of Neoarius graeffei isolate fNeoGra1 chromosome 20, fNeoGra1.pri, whole genome shotgun sequence DNA contains the following:
- the mettl2a gene encoding tRNA N(3)-methylcytidine methyltransferase METTL2 isoform X2, which produces MDRHRSRRTGSSGLSSVPAFSQTRGKCFSTTPEEFENRANEYWNDFYAIHENRFFKDRHWLFTEFPELGLQHSQSSGEGTTLGEELVHMTAKLELSGEETHTTVTEKAAAFPGASASYRILEVGCGVGNTVFPILKTNNDPGLFVYCCDFSNTAIDLVKSNPEYNPSRCHAFVHDLSDVTAAYPMPEQSLDVIVLIFVLSALHPEKMQSSISKLASLLKPGGILLLRDYGRYDMAQLRFKKGRCLSENFYVRGDGTRVYFFTQEELHDLFSGAGLEKVQNLVDRRLQVNRGKQLTMYRVWVQCKYRKNTKALQPAALD; this is translated from the exons agGAATTTGAGAATAGAGCTAATGAGTACTGGAACGACTTCTACGCCATCCATGAGAACCGCTTCTTTAAGGACCGTCACTGGCTCTTCACGGAGTTCCCCGAGCTCGGCCTTCAGCATTCCCAGAGCTCAGGAGAAGGAACAACATTAGGTGAGGAGCTTGTCCACATGACAGCAAAGCTGGAACTGAGTGGTGAAGAGACGCACACGACAGTCACAGAAAAAGCAGCGGCGTTTCCTGGAGCCTCAGCTTCTTACCGCATTCTGGAG GTAGGCTGTGGAGTTGGCAATACAGTTTTCCCAATTCTCAAGACAAACAA TGATCCAGGCCTTTTTGTTTACTGCTGTGATTTCTCCAACACAGCTATTGACCTCGTCAAG TCTAATCCGGAGTACAACCCATCTCGATGTCACGCCTTCGTCCATGACTTGAGTGACGTCACAGCTGCTTATCCAATGCCAGAGCAGAGCCTCGATGTCATCGTTCTCATCTTCGTCCTCTCTGCACTCCACCCTGAAAA gATGCAAAGCTCTATCAGTAAGCTGGCCAGTTTGCTCAAACCTGGAGGAATTCTGTTACTGCGAGACTATGGACGCTACGACATGGCCCAACTGCGCTTTAAAAAGG GAAGATGTTTATCTGAAAATTTCTATGTCAGAGGAGACGGAACACGGGTCTACTTTTTCACACAAG AAGAGCTGCATGATCTGTTCTCTGGAGCTGGTCTGGAGAAGGTGCAGAATTTAGTGGACAGGAGGCTGCAGGTGAACAGAGGGAAACAGCTGACCATGTACAGAGTGTGGGTGCAGTGTAAATACCGCAAAAACACAAAGGCTCTGCAACCTGCAGCACTGGACTGA